The following coding sequences are from one Pusillimonas sp. DMV24BSW_D window:
- a CDS encoding ABC transporter substrate-binding protein: protein MRLSRFIASALIALSSSAAFAETDIRFALDWRFEGPATPFFVAIDKGYYEAEGLNVTIDPGASSVEPINRVATDTYQMGFADINSLIKYRDNPKNPPVKAVMMVYDAPAFSIVTLKDKGINKPKDLEGKILGAPAPDGAYAQWPIFVDANGIDASKVQIENIGFPVREPMLAQGRVDAITGFWFSSFMNLKANGVKDEDIVVMLLADYGVDLYGNAIMANPEFAKNNPEAVKGFLRATIKGIQDTINDPEASIDSLMKRNAIANRDVELQRLKMALERNFITPDVKENGLGAIDKARMDKAIDQIGLTFDYTNKPTTEEVFTAEYLPPKEERMVK from the coding sequence ATGCGTTTAAGCCGTTTTATTGCATCTGCACTCATTGCCCTGAGCTCCAGCGCTGCGTTCGCGGAAACCGATATCCGTTTCGCCCTCGATTGGCGATTTGAAGGTCCGGCCACACCATTTTTTGTGGCAATTGACAAAGGTTATTACGAAGCTGAAGGTCTGAACGTCACCATCGACCCCGGTGCCAGCTCGGTAGAACCGATCAACCGCGTTGCAACCGACACTTATCAAATGGGTTTTGCCGATATCAATTCACTTATCAAGTATCGCGACAACCCCAAAAATCCGCCCGTTAAAGCCGTCATGATGGTTTACGACGCACCGGCGTTCTCCATCGTTACGCTAAAAGACAAGGGCATTAACAAACCCAAAGACCTGGAAGGGAAAATACTCGGCGCCCCCGCCCCCGATGGGGCCTACGCACAATGGCCGATTTTTGTCGATGCCAACGGCATCGACGCCTCGAAGGTACAAATTGAAAATATCGGCTTCCCCGTGCGCGAACCCATGCTGGCACAAGGGCGTGTCGACGCCATCACGGGTTTCTGGTTTTCGTCTTTCATGAATCTGAAGGCTAACGGCGTAAAAGACGAAGATATCGTAGTCATGTTACTGGCCGACTACGGGGTCGACCTTTACGGAAATGCCATCATGGCCAATCCGGAGTTTGCCAAAAACAACCCCGAAGCGGTGAAAGGCTTTTTACGCGCAACCATTAAAGGTATTCAAGACACAATTAACGACCCTGAAGCCTCAATTGATTCACTCATGAAACGCAACGCCATCGCCAACCGCGACGTCGAACTTCAACGCCTGAAAATGGCGCTCGAACGCAACTTCATTACACCCGACGTTAAAGAGAATGGTTTGGGCGCTATTGATAAAGCCCGCATGGATAAAGCCATCGACCAAATCGGCCTAACCTTCGACTACACCAACAAACCCACTACTGAAGAAGTATTTACAGCCGAATACCTTCCTCCCAAAGAAGAGCGCATGGTCAAGTGA